The window CTGAACCAATTGGATTAACCGGCGCTTGCATCAGCGTTTATAAAATAATGCCTTCCGAAACTTCCATTTCTAAAAACCCTCACTTCACCATGTGGAAATCTTTCTCTGAAATACTCGTATCCACTGTGAAATCCATCATTCTCATTAAGGTCCATCCCTCCTGTCCATTCAAAATTTCCATCACCTAAATCTCTAATGTCATGAATCATTACCGGCACATCATCAAGATAGAGCATAATATGCCACTCGTTAGTATCTTCAAGTAAATCAAAAATTCGTGCGGCATTCAGTTCAAACACAACCACTAGATGCGCATTAGAGCCGGCGATTATCGGCCTCCCTCGGCTAAGGTCATCAAACACTTGGCTTACTGTCCGCCCGCCGGTATGTGAAAATGCGTTTGATCCACCTGTAAATCGACGGATAGCAACTGCTGTGGCATCAACCCCCAACATTTCATTTGGAGGAGGATTTCTGCCTGTTGCCACCCTTGCAAATTCGGTCTGCGTGAGTGAGTTGTTGTTTGAGTGCCTGTTTCTCAATACTGATACCGAAACAGCAGCCCAACACCAGTTTGTTCGCTCCTGTCGGATATTGGGAACCCATACGTTCGTTGGCGGCAATACACTCCACCGCGCCCAATACGTTCTATTACTATCCGGCACGCTGTGGGTGGCCAAGACCTGCGTGCCGCCGGTCTGCGCTGTCCACCAACCTGCAAAGGTAAAACCTGCTCTTGTCGGCACAGGCAACGTCCCCATGGCTGTGCCCGCCTGCCTGCTCCACGATGTCGGGCTAACAGAGCCGCCCTCTTTATTACCGTATGCCTAAGATTTCTTCTATTTCATGCTGCTCGTTTATGCCAAACAAGCTATTGCGGGAGGAAAGGTCAAACCAATAACTCCCTTCGCGTATTGCCTCAATCGCAACAATATGCTGCTCTCCCGGAAAGACTGTAT of the Oscillospiraceae bacterium genome contains:
- a CDS encoding InlB B-repeat-containing protein, with protein sequence MGTLPVPTRAGFTFAGWWTAQTGGTQVLATHSVPDSNRTYWARWSVLPPTNVWVPNIRQERTNWCWAAVSVSVLRNRHSNNNSLTQTEFARVATGRNPPPNEMLGVDATAVAIRRFTGGSNAFSHTGGRTVSQVFDDLSRGRPIIAGSNAHLVVVFELNAARIFDLLEDTNEWHIMLYLDDVPVMIHDIRDLGDGNFEWTGGMDLNENDGFHSGYEYFRERFPHGEVRVFRNGSFGRHYFINADASAG